DNA from Ignavibacteria bacterium:
TAAACAAGCGAATGGTCAAACAAGTTTTAAGAAAAGACAACATCCTTTCACGGTGCTTGCAGGACAATTAATAATTAACTTTAAAAAAGTCAAAAACCCTAAAGCAATTTTAAAAGCTCATTTAGGAATGGACATTAGTGAAATAATTCTTCAGACAGTCGAAGGTGTTATAGCACAACATAATGGTGCCACACTCGAACAAATAAATGATGAATTAGTAATTAAAGGTTTGGAATTGGGGTTTTTAGATTTATTAAAAAAAGAATATTCGGATTTAACACCAATATTATTAGATTCATTTGATTATGATGATGACACAGAATTATTTACTTTAAAAAAGAATGCAAAATTTAAAACTCATGTTGATATACATTTAAGAATAAAATATTATCTCATTTCATATCTTCGACGCCAAAAACTCGAAAATAAATTTCCAACCTTAGAGCAAATTGTTTTCCATATTATGCCTCTTTTGAGAAATGGAGTTACGCCGGAACACCAAACAATATTAAATGTTTTAGAAACTGTTGCTGTTCGTCACGGTGCCGATACATGGAAAATAAAAGAACACGGACAATTTGAATTATTCTAAACCTTTTCACTCTTTCCTGTGTTTAATAGATAAACGCGAAATATGAAAACAAATCTGAAATATTTATTTGGTGTAGTCGCAATTGTAATGATAACGGCAGTGGTTTTGTATTCCTGCTCGGGAGCAGGAACGACGGGAACGGGACAGAGCATAAAAAACACAAAGTGGATGCTTGAGTCGCTTTACGGCGAGAGAGTCGACACGATGTATCTTACTTCCGGCAACGAGATTTCACTCAACTTCGCCGACAGCAGCCAGATGAACGGCAAAGCTCCCTGCAATCACTATTTCAGCACATATACCGTCACCGGAACAACGCTTACAATCGGTGCAATCGGAGCTACGAGAATGGCTTGCCCGGAGCTCGACCTGGAGCAGAGATATTTCTCATTTCTCGGCAACGTAACGAGATACAGCATATCAAGCAATGCTTCCGGCAACCGCCTGACGTTTTATTCAGTCACCGACGGTTTGACCACCACCGCAACATTCAGGAAGATGTATTAACCAACTCAACGCAGATT
Protein-coding regions in this window:
- a CDS encoding META domain-containing protein, encoding MKTNLKYLFGVVAIVMITAVVLYSCSGAGTTGTGQSIKNTKWMLESLYGERVDTMYLTSGNEISLNFADSSQMNGKAPCNHYFSTYTVTGTTLTIGAIGATRMACPELDLEQRYFSFLGNVTRYSISSNASGNRLTFYSVTDGLTTTATFRKMY